GCGGGGCCGCGCCGAGCCGGCGCTGCGCACTGCCTAGCGGAGCGGCACGCAGTAAAGGCCAAGCCGCCCTGACGCGGTCGATCGCGAGGAGGAAAGCATGACCAGGGAACGCACACTCAAGCTTGGCCTGAAAGCCAACGCCGCCCAGTTCACACTGCTCGTCGCCATCAACGCGCTGGTAGGCGGCATGGTCGGACAGCAACAGACCGTACTTCCCCTGCTGGCCACGGACGTCTTCGGCCTGACCGGCTACACCTTCATCTTCACCTACGTGGCCGCCTTCGGCATCACCAAGGCGATCGCCAACTACTTCGCCGGGACGTTCTCCGATCGCTACGGACGCAAGCCCGTCCTACTGGTCGGGTGGCTCTTCGCCATCCCGGTGCCACTGATGCTCATCTGGGCGCCCGACTGGACCTGGGTGGTGGCCGCGAACGTCCTGCTGGGCATCAACCAAGGCTTGACCTGGTCCACCACCGTGGTCATGAAAATCGACCTCGTCGGCCCCCGGCAACGCGGCCTGGCGATGGGTCTCAACGAGGCCGCAGGTTACGGCGCCGTCGCCGTGACCTCGCTGCTCGCCGGCTACCTGGCCGGGCAATACGGCCTGCGACCGGCACCGTTCCTGGTCGGCTTGGCCTACACGGCACTGGCTCTGGTGCTGTCCGGGGTCTTCGTCCGCGAGACCCGCGATCACGCACTCCTGGACGCCGGGCGGCACGTTGCCCGCCCGGATGGTCTGCACGACCATCTCCATGCCGACCTGACAGACCGCGAGATCGCGCTCCAAACCAGCTTCAAGGAACCGGCCCTGTCCTCGGCGAGCCAGGCCGGGCTCGTCAACAATCTCAACTTCGGCCTGTCGTGGGGACTCTTCCCCCTGTTGTTCGCCACCGCGGGCCTGCCCGTGGGGCAGATCGGGCTCCTGTTCGCGCTCTACCCCGCCGTCTGGGGAGTGGGACAGCTGTTTACCGGCGCGCTCTCGGACCGGATCGGCCGCAAGAACCTGATCTCGGTGGGAATGGCCACCCAGGCGGCCGCGCTGGTCGTCATCGCACTCGGCAGCGGGTTCGGCGTGTGGGCGGTGGGCACCGTGATCTTGGGCGCCGGAACCGCGATGGTCTACCCGACCCTGTTGGCGGCGATCGGCGACGTGGCCCATCCTGTATGGCGGGGGCGAGCCGTCGGGGTCTACCGCGTGTGGCGCGACCTGGGCTACGCAGTCGGCGCGATGCTCGGAGGAATCGTCGCCGACGCCATGGGACTACACGCAGCAGTATGGGCCGCCGCCGCCGTCAGCGCCGTCTCGGCGGCCGCGGTAGCGATCCGCATGTACGAGACGCACACACCCCTCACCGTCGCAGACGAGCGGTGATGACTGACCTCGGCGACCGGGCCATTCGAGACCCCGGCGGATCAATAACGCAACCGACGATCACTCACCCAAAACACTGAGGTTAAAACGCCACGCACCTGTCGGTGCCTCAACTCAACACCCTTCAGCTTTACAGAATGACTGGTTACCGGGGACGACTCGAAAGCCCGTCGAGCGCCGCGTGCTAGAAGACGTCATCGCCGGCCCAGGGAAGCGTCAGCGGCCCGTGTGGAGTGAGTTGGCGGAGAGCTCGCCGGATTCAGGTGTCGCACTTGGTCGTGCTCTACGCTCCTCGCTGGTGCGACACGTGTATGAGACGCCAAGCCTCGGCCGGGGCGCTGTCCAGTCCGCTTCGCGACGTGTCTTGGTAGAGGATCGTCAAACGCGACAACAGCTGCGTGGGCCCTCCCGCCGAGTCACGGCCGGCTTGACCTTCTAGTCAACTTGAAGGTTTACCTTGTAAAGGCCTTGCTGCCGCTGGACCCCGCTGGGGCAGGGCAGTCGCGTTCGCAGCTATCGATGGAGAACTGTCAGTGACCTGGATTGAGCGCTTGCAAAGCGTGTTTGTCGCCGTGGCCGCTCTGGCCGGGTTGGGGGTCGGTCTTGCGACTCCGCTCGGTGCTAGTGGCGAGTTCGTGGTGATTCCGGCGCTGCTGGTGATGCTCACCGCTGTGTTCGTTCAGCTCGATGCCTCGAATTTGAAGGAGGTGGGCAATGCCAAGGGGCTGGTCGCGGTCAGCCTGGTGTTGAACTACGTTTTTACGCCGCTTCTTGCCTGGGCGTTGGGCATCGGGTTGCTCGGGGAGCAGCCCGATCTTCGAATCGGACTGTTGCTGTTGCTTGTCACCCCGTGTACCGATTGGTATCTCGTCTTCACCGCGATGGCACGGGGCCATGCAGGGATCGCGACGGCGCTGCTGCCCGTCAATCTCGTGCTTCAGCTGCTTTTGTTGCCGGTCTATGTGATGTTGCTCGGTGGTGAGGCTGCGATGGTCGACGCGGGCACCTTGATGGAAGCAGTGGTGCTGATGCTCGTCGCTCCGTTGGCGGTGGCGTTTATGCTGCGCTGGGTCAGTGCCCGGTTCAAGGGGCGGCGATGGCGGGAACAGCATCTTATGAGGTGGGCGAACCGGGTGGTGATGCCGCTGTTGTGTCTGGCGGTCTTCGCGATGTTCGCCTGGCAAGCGCCCGTGGTTGCCGAGAACGGGGCCGAGATGCTGTTGCTATTGCCTGCGCTGCTCCTGTTCTTCGTCATCCTCCCTCTGGTCTCCACTGGGGCAGCTCGACTGTTGCACTTGCCTGGGCCGCAGCGAGTCGCTCTGACAATGGTGACCACAGCCAGGAACTCGCCCATCGCTCTGGGTATCGCGGTGGCGGCTTTCCCCGATCGGCCGCTGATTGCTGTTGCACTGGTGGTGGGACCGTTGATCGAGTTACCGATCCTCGCAGTACTTAGTCAGATCATCCGCCACCGGGACAAGAGCGCCCCCGCTGGACAGGCTGCTGCCTCAACTAGTGACCGGTAACTCCACGACCCGCCAGGAGGATGAGCGCATGCGTATTTCTGAGGTGGCCAGGCGCAGCGGAGTGCCGGCTACCACGCTGCGGTACTACGAACAGCTCAACCTCATTAGCTCGACCCGGACCAGCAATGGCTACCGCGAGTATGGGTCGGAGGTTCTCGAGCGTCTGTCGTTCATCCATGGGGCGAAGCAGATGGACTTGGAACTCGACCAGATCAAATGGCTGCTCGAGGTCACCGCAACTGGGACCTGCACCAACACTCGAGATGTCCTGCACCCACTACTCGCCGATCGTCTACGCGAGGTTGACGACACCATTCGCAGATTGGAAGAGCTCCGGGCAGGGCTGGCACGGTCACTCGATTATGTTGCAACATGCCCCGACAGCACCAGGCCTTGTCAGTCCGAGTGCGCCTTCAAGGCGCTCACGTGACTGAAGTTCTTGTCAGTGTTTGAGGTGGCGGGCCTGGGGCCTGCTGGCAGGCGGATCAGATGGCGTTAGCTAGCGCGGTTTTTTACATAGGGCCTGGTTACTGGCGCAGGCCCACAGTCTCCGGAATGTGCACAGCCTCGCTCGGCGAGGACGACACTGCCATCCAGTGACGCCACTGGGATCAAGCGTGAAGGGGACAAATAGCGAAGTCTCGGCGTGAGTAAGCTTGCGCACGGCCGCGCTGACGGCCGGAAAGATGCTGAGCGAACCCGGCCATCTTGCGAGCACGGCAATGCGGCCAGCGATTACCATGGCCGGCGCCGTACTGCCTCACTAGTTGGCGGCTGCGTACGCTTCCATCACCGTGGCGGGAATGCGGCCGCGGTGAGAGACGTCATGGCCATTGTCGCGCGCCCATTCGCGAATAGCCTTGTTGTCCCCGGATACGGTCTTGGCCGTGGCCTTGCGCGCAGACTTGGACTTTCCGGTCACCCGATGGCCGGACTCGATGTACGGCGCCATGAGCTCATGGAATGTGTCAGCGTTCTCGTCGCTGAGGTCGATCGAATATTCTTTTCCATCGAAGGCGAAGAAGAGAGTATTCGCCTCGTTGCCCAGGTCAGTGCCGTCGAAATCGTCGATGTACCGCATCTGAAAATGCTGTGCCATTGCTTCCCCCTATAGTGATTCCGTCAATACTGAGTGACATTATGCACCACATGGAGAAATTAGGTCTAATCACATTCCTGGCAAGCTTCAGGCGCCGATTCCGCTGGTGGTCGGCCCGGCGTCGAGGTGTCGATAGAAGTCGACACGGGTTTTCGGACACTGGTGTCCTGGTGAAACAAGTTGTCTCCGGAAGCGTCCCAATATCGATCGTTAAAAGTACTGTTGCCATCTCCGAATGAAGGCAAGAGCTGGCTGATGGAGTGCGAGATATGCCGACAGCTCAGCGGGACCCGGATTCCTCCCGTGGCTTATTACACGCCCTGCGCTGGCGTCGTTCCCAAGAGGCCTGGCGAAGTTGCTAGGGAGCGGGCAGCGGGTGGTGTGGAATGAGGCGGGGTACGAGCCGGACGTAGGTGACCATGCCGACGAGTTCGACGAGGGTTTGGGTGACCACGACGACCGCCACTAGGGCAAACGGGTCGGGCAGGGCGAGGGCCAGGGGTAACACGACCAGTGAGTTGCGGGTGGCCCCAGAGAAGACCACCGCCCGGGTGCCAGGGACGTCCTGGCTGAAAACCCGGCTGATGATGATGCCCAGGGGGACCATCACGACCAGGAAGGCAACGTAGAGAGGAATCACCTTCAGCAGCGAGGATAAATCCGCCCGGACGGCGTCGATCTGGGAGGCAACCACGACGGAGAGGGTGGCCATCATCAGCGGCACCATCAGTGACTCCATCGCGTCCATGACCTTCCGGGCGGAGGCGGACCGTGCGGCCAGGTACTGCGTGATGGCCGCCAGAGCCAGGGGCGTAACGATCAGTAACAGGAAAGCCTCGAGGAACGGGGCAACGTCCAAGACCTCGAACAGGCTGGGGCCCATAAATAAGCCCAGGTAGGCCGGCAGCAGCAGCATCTGCATGAGCATCAGCAGCGGCGCTGCGGCTAGCAGCATATCGTGCGCGGAGCCGGCTAGCCCGGAGAAGACAATGACGTAGTCGATGCACGGGGTCAGCAGCACCAGCAACACGCCCAGCAGTAGCGCTTGGTCGTCAGCGACGAACCGGGAGAGGCCGTAGACCACGACCGGGACGATGGCAAAATTCAGCACCAACAGCCCGGCCAGGAACCGGCCGTCACGCAGCGCGCGGCCGAGCCGGGTCAGCGGCACGCCAAGGAATGTGGCGTACAGCAGCACCATCAGCACCGGATTGATTGCCTGCTCCAGGCCCGGGGCAGCGGAAGGGGCGCCCAGCCCGAACACGGCACCGACCCCCAAGGCCACCAGGTACAGGGGGATCTGCCACCGCTCCAGCCACGTGATCATTGTGCGTCCTCCTCGGGAGGGCCATACCTTCGGTCTCGTGCCGCTGACGATGCTGGCCGGCAGTGGCAGTGAGAATGGGCGGCAGGGGAGCCGGCCGTGATTAGAGTCCGAAGGCACCGCCGCTGACCAGGATAAAGATGCCCAGGCCGATCAGGACAATCGGGAACAGAATGTGTTCCCAGCGTTCCAAGGCCTCGGCGATTGGCCGACGGGTGGCCACGAACTTGGCCAGGCCCACCAGGACCGAGACCAGAACCAGGAATACAACGCAATAGGCCACCACGGCTCCCGGGCCCACGCTGAGGAAGACCGGGACGTAGACGCCGATGTTGTCCCCGCCGTTGGCGAAGGTCACCGCGGCCACGGTCCACACGGCCACGTTCTTACCTTCGATCTTGGCGTCGTCATCGTCATCGTCCCCGCGCCAGGCTTGCCATGCTGCCCACAGGCCCAGGGCTAACGGAATAAGCCCGAAGTAGGGGATGGCCTCCGAGGGCAAGAACGTCCCGGCGCCCAATGCCACGAGCACGGCCGCACCGAGGATGCCAGCGAACCCAAGGTACTGGCCAGCGACGATGCGAGCGGTGGTTCCGCGCTGGCCTGCGCCGCGGGCGAAAAACAGCGAGAGGACGATGACATCGTCGATGTTTGTGACAATGAACAGGCCGATCGCCTGCAGAATCGAGGACAGGATCACGCGAACACCTTCGTGTCGCTGCAACCGGGCACCGAACAGGCCAGGTCCAGGCAGGGCGCGGCCTCGTCGACCGCCAAACTGATTTCGACCAGAGCGGTCAGTGCCCACGACAGGTGCGGATCAGCGATCTCATACCGGGTCTGCCGTCCCTGAGGTGCGGCGACCGCGATGCCACAGTCGCGCAGGCACGCTAGATGGTTCGACACGTTCGAACGCGTCAGCTCCAGGTCGCGGGCCAGCTCGGCCGGGTAGGCCGGCCGCTCCAGCAGGGTCAGGAGTATCCGCGAGCGGGTGGGGTCAGCCATCGCCCGCCCCAACCGGTTCATCACCTCAACACGAGACTCTATAGTCAGCATTCACTGAACTGTACAGTACGTACTGAACTTGTCTAGCAGGTAGTCGTACACAAGGCAGCATCTTGGGCCAATGGGTGACCACGCACGTCTCTCTGCTGCCGTGTAGGGGTTTGTGAGCCACAATCGGGGCGTGAGGCCTGTGGGCTACACCCAAGCGAGCACCGCGAGCCAAGACGCACAGCTACAACTGGACGCGCTTCTCGATGCTGGGGTGCAGAAGCGGGATGTGTTCTCCAATGTGAGGTCTGGTAGGGGGACGGCGATCGAGTGGCCGGGGATGAAGCGCCTGCTCGACTACGCCGGGTCTTCGGGGACACTGTCGTGTGGCGTATCGGCTGGCTCGGCGGCTTGTGCGAAGGGGCGCACTGTCGAAAAAGCCGCCGATTGCTCGGGCCTGAGTTCCGGTCCGCAGTGGTGGGAACGCGCGCGATGGGCTTGAAATCTCACAATTTCGGAGGACTCGACTTCCTGGTCCATTGGTCTGGATCGTGTTGGACGCACTCGGCGGCAGCGAGTTCGCCACTGAGCACAAGTTCGAGTTGGCGGAGGCGGCGATCGCTCCCAACTCGCACTCGTAGGAGAGAGACGGCCAATTGGGACTCAGGCTGCGCCAAAGAAGCCAGAGGGTCGTTGCAGCAGTGTCTTCGTGCGGGAGGTTCTTGCTGCGGCACATGGACGATCGACAAGCGGCGCGACCGTAAGACTCCCGGTTGGATCGTCGAAATCGCAAAGAAGAAGCTCGCCTGAAGGAACGCATCAGTTCGGAGGTTGCTTACGATGGGCTGTGTCAAGGATTGTGGACAGGTCCTCGGTGGTGGCTGCCGTCAGCGTCCATCTCGACCAGCACGGTGTAGCCGCGGTCGAGGCCCCATCGGAAGCCCGGCGATGTAGGCGGCGCCGAGCCCCTGCTTGCCCTCGCGGTGCAGGACGCTGATCCGTCTCCGGGTGTCCCCGGCCGCGAGCTGGTCGGCGACTTCACCGGTGCCGTCGGGGCTGTTGTCGTCGGCGACGAGGACCGCCACGTCGGGGTCTGCGACGAGTAACCGCTCGACCACATCCGGCAGATTCTCCCTCTCGTCGTAGGTCGGGACGATCACCAGCGTCCGCGCGGACGGAACGCCGCCAGCCGGCGTCATCGGATCGGTCACTTAGATCTCCTCGAAGTCGGTCGCTGGCCGTGGCCGGGTGCGGATCAGCGCCCATGCCAGGCCGGCGAGCCCGGTGAGACAGGACACCGCCTGTGGGATGCCGCCCAGCCGGGTTGCCATCGTACCGGCCCCTCCCACCTCGACCTGCGCGGCCAGTACCGCCGGCTCGAAGATCCCGGTCTCTTGCCGGACCCGGCCGTCGGGGCCGATCACCGCGCTCACCCCGCTGGTGGCGGCGATCAGGACGGGCACCCGGTGCTCCACGGCCCGTACCCGCGACATCGCCAGTTGCTGGTAGGTCATCGGCGATCGACCGAATGTGGCGTTGTTGGTGGGCACGATGAGGATCTGCGCGCCCCGGGTCACGGGTTCGCGGGCGGCGTCGTCAAACGCGATCTCAAAGCAGATGGCCACGCCCAGCCCGACCCCCGCCGCGGTGACCAGTCCCGTGCCGTCGCCGGGGACAAAATGGCCGGCGGTCCGGGCGATCGGGAACAGCGCCTCGAGCGGCTCGCGTAGCGGCAGCCACTCGCCGAACGGTTGGATATACCTCTTGTCGTGGCGGCCGACCACCTCGTCGTCACCATCCCACACCAAGTAAGAGTTGGTGGTTTCGGGCCCGTCTCCCACCCGCAGGACGGTACCCACGAGGATCGGGGCGTCCAGACGTCGGGACAGCGCGGTGATCTGGGCGCCGGCGCGCTGGTCCGCAAGCGGGGAGATGTCCGAGGCGTTCTCCGGCCACAGCACCAGATCCGGCCGCGCCGCGGTCCCGGCCTCGACGTCGTTGGCGAGTTCCGCCGTCACCCGGAGGTGGTTCTCGAGCACCGCACGACGTTGGGCGTTGAAGTCCAGCCCGAGCCTGGGGACGTTGCCCTGGATGACAGTGACCTCGACCGTCTCTCTAGTGTCTCCTGCCGAGGCGGCGACGGACGCACCGGCGACGAGCCCAGCGGTGACCAGCGGGGCGGCCAGGAGCGCGATGGCTGTTCTTCCGGGCCGGTCCCCGCGCACGAGAATCAACGCGCCGATACCGAGCACCGCGCCCAGGGACGCCACCGCGAAACCGAGCAGCGGGGCCCCGCCGAGCGAGGCCAGGGCCAGGAGGGGGCTGTCGGCCTGGCCGAACGCCAGTCGGCCCCACGGGAAACCGCCCCAGGGCCACGAGGAGCGGATCCACTCCCACAACGACCACCAGCCGGCCACCCCGGCCACCGCTCCCAGTGCTCGTAGGCCGACGCGGGGTCCGGGGGCCAGCCCCGCTCGCAGGATCGGCACGGCTCCGGCGCCGAAGGCCGCCAGGTAGAGCGCCTCGACGAGCGCCAGCGCCCAGGCCGCGTAGGCGCCCACGTATAGGCCCACCCACGGGGCCAGTAGGAGAAAAAAGACGAGCCCCGCCACCAGTCCCAGGAGGGCGCCCGTGCGCACCCGGGGTGCGGGTCCACGTAGTGGGGAGAGGACGACGACGAGGAGGGCGATCGCGGGAAGCGCCGCCCACCACAGGCCGACCGGAGGGAACGAGGCGGCCAGCAGCGCGCCGGCAGCGGCCGCTCCCACCACCCGGGCCAGGGTGGTGATCACTCCGGGTCCCGCTGCACCATGCCCGCCGACATCGACTGCGAGCGCGTCATCCTCTCCCGCTTCTCGCGATCGCCGGGACGCAATGCCGGGGCAGGTCGATTCGCCATACCTCATGATTTCACGCCCGCACCGTAAAACTACTTTCCGCGCGCGACACTAGTTCAATCCGGCGTAGGAGTGCAGGCCCGAGACGACAATGTTGATGAAGAAGAGGTTGAACACGGTGGTCGCGAAGCCGAGGATGTTGATCCACGCCGCCCTCTTTGGCCCCCAACCGCTCGTGCTGCGCGCGTGGAGATATCCGGCGTATATGACCCACGAGATGAAGCTGACAGTTTCCTTCGGATCCCATCCCCAGAACCGGCCCCAAGCTCCTTCTGCCCACACCGCTCCGAGGATGACGCCGACACTGAAGATGGGGAAGCCGATAACCGCCGTCCGATAGGCGACGCGATCAAGTATCTCGTCCGCCGGGAGCGGACGGGCGAGGCCCGCGAACCGACCGTGCTCTTGGCCCTTGGGTTGCCAGATACGGAGGAGGTACAGGACGCTGGCGATGCCAGACACAAGGAATAGTGCTGCGCCGAGGCCGATAATCGACACGTGAATGGGCAACCAGTAAGAGCGTAGCGCAGGTACAACAGGTGCCGCTTCTGAATACAGGTTCGTTCCACCGAAGAAGAGCAGAATTAGAATTGGTGCAAGGATGAATGGCCAGGCGGTACGTAGTGCTGGTTTGCGCAGCGCTGTCAACGATGCGCCGATCGCGAGCAGGCAGGTGAACGAGATGAACTCGTACATGTTGCCCAGTGGCATCCGATCTGTCGCTAGTCCCCGAAGGAGCACTGAGGCGGCATGGAAGACGAAGGCGATTGATGTGAAGAGCAGCGCGATCTTCGCCCAGCTGGCGCCGCGGTCCGAGTGTCGGTACTCCTCACCGGTGCCGGTCAGCGACGTCGAACGGATCAGTACGTCACCGTCCGGACGTTCCCGGTAACCTGTCTGGCGAACGCCAGCTGCAATTTGTGCGGCAGCGCGGGGCTCCCGAAACATCGCGTAGTAGACAACGGCCGCAACCATTGCCACCGCGTACAGCGCGAACGCGGTCTGAAAGGCTACGTCGCTGTAGGACGACAACGTTTCGTCGATGGGCACTTCTGTGAGCACTTGTTGGGCAAATGAGTGGAGAATCATCCGTTCCTGTCCTTTTCCGGGCCATCGGCGATTACTGTTCCGCCGTCTAGTTGTTCGTCGTCGGTTGCTGTTCTGGCCGGGGCGAGCGTCATCGTGTCCGTCAGTCGATCTCGGATGGCGTCGAATTCTCGACCCCATCCCGCACGATCGGTTTTGGCAAGACCACCCAATTCGACTACGGTTTTGCCGTCTTCCGCAGTGGCGATGCGTGCCCAGATGCGGCGGCGGGTCACCATTAGCGAGAGCACGAGGCCTCCCACCATCGAAACCGCGAAGATTCCGACCCAGTTCTGCGCCGGATCGTAGGAGACCTGGTAGTTGGCGAACTCTTCGGCGCCGTCAAATGTCACTGTTGTGCCGTCGGGCAACTCGGTTGATTGCCCCGGTCTTAGATTGACGCGGGCCTCGCGTTCTAGTGCACCAGATTCGATGAGCTCGGGATCGAGCGAGAAGATCGATTGCGGTTGACCGGAATCGAGGCCGGTGTCACCACGATAGACGTCGACGGCGACGGCAGGATCAGTCATCGAGGGAAATCTAGACGAAAGAATCTTGCCGTCGAACTGCGCGGTCGGGGCAAAGAGTCCCTGGATCACGATCTGGTTCTCGCGGCGATCCTCAAGGAGGGGATACATACCGGCGGGGGGGTCGAATCGTAGAATTCCGGACGACAGAAAAGTGACTAGCTCATCTGGTTGCCATTGCTGGATGTCTGTACGTACCTCACCGTTTGGGAATGTAACGGTGAACCGTGGAGCGAATCCATGGCCTTGCAAATACACCCGAACATCATCGATGCGCAGAGGATGGTTGACTCGTAGTTGATACTTATCCCAGGTCGTCGGATCGGTGTTTGAAAGATCGGTGGTGTAATCAATGTTGGATCGGAACATCACCACCTGCCCGGTTGGCAGGTAATCGGCAGTAAAGTCTTTGACGTTGAAACAAAACGGGTGCAGGTCCGTCCCGTCCACAAGCAACCCAGCACGGAACGAGTCAAAGGCGGCTGGCGTCGTGCTGCAGAAGGCGGGCGATTCTGGTTCGGCGATGATCACTCGCATGCCTTCGTAGTAGATGAACTTGCCAGCAGCGAATGCGATGAGAAGGCCAAGTAAGGAGAAGTGGAAAACGATGTTCCCGATCTCGCGCAAATACCCGCGTTCGGAAGAAATCTCGATCGCTCCAGCGACTCGTCCGTCCCCATTTCTCCGAGAGCGGCGCCACCTTTTGAGTTGTCGCTCCACGGCCGCTGACGCCTCTTGTGGCGAAGCCGTGGTGACTAACGTCGCCGAATGCGGGAGCCGCGCCAGATTCCGCGGGGTAGCCGGTGGCGGGGTTCGTAGTTGCCGGACGAGGTCAAAAGACCGCGGCAGGAGGCACCCGATCAGTGAGGTGAACAGCAGCGCGTAGATGGCGGTGAACCACCATGAACTGAACACGTCGAAAAGTTGTAACTGGTCATAAACCTCACCGACAAACCCATTTTCGGCGATGAAGTCGGTGACGTTTGCTTGGTTGAGGCTGCGCTGCGGTAGCAACGCGCCCGGAATTGCAGCGATAGCCAGGAGGAAAAGAAGAATGAGCGCCGTTCGCATGCTGGTAAGCACACGCCAGGCGTTCCGCAACGGCGACACAATTCGGTTCAATATGGTCTTGCGATAGGTGCTGCTCGGTGCAGCCGAGGGATCAATCATCGTCTCTCTCTGACTCGGACCTTGGGGGAGCCTGCGACCAGGGCGCGGTTGTCAACATAGGTCCATTGGGCAAGCTAGATCGGCAACGTGGTGCCGGTGATTGCGAAGTCCCGCAGCCAGCTGATGAATAGTGCCCACACGCCACTGAACAGGGCTATGCCCACTGCGATGAGCAAGACGCCGCCGATGATTTGAATTCGTCGAGTGTTGCGTTGTAGCCAGCCGACGGTTCGAATTGCCCAGGTGGAACTCCACGCGACGACGATGAATGGCAGCCCCAGTCCGAGGCAGTAGGCGACGATGAGCATGACACCGCGCGTGCCGCTGAAGCCACTTCCGGCAGCGACGGACAGTGCGGCCGCGAG
This Dietzia psychralcaliphila DNA region includes the following protein-coding sequences:
- a CDS encoding cadmium resistance transporter, with protein sequence MILSSILQAIGLFIVTNIDDVIVLSLFFARGAGQRGTTARIVAGQYLGFAGILGAAVLVALGAGTFLPSEAIPYFGLIPLALGLWAAWQAWRGDDDDDDAKIEGKNVAVWTVAAVTFANGGDNIGVYVPVFLSVGPGAVVAYCVVFLVLVSVLVGLAKFVATRRPIAEALERWEHILFPIVLIGLGIFILVSGGAFGL
- a CDS encoding arsenic resistance protein is translated as MTWIERLQSVFVAVAALAGLGVGLATPLGASGEFVVIPALLVMLTAVFVQLDASNLKEVGNAKGLVAVSLVLNYVFTPLLAWALGIGLLGEQPDLRIGLLLLLVTPCTDWYLVFTAMARGHAGIATALLPVNLVLQLLLLPVYVMLLGGEAAMVDAGTLMEAVVLMLVAPLAVAFMLRWVSARFKGRRWREQHLMRWANRVVMPLLCLAVFAMFAWQAPVVAENGAEMLLLLPALLLFFVILPLVSTGAARLLHLPGPQRVALTMVTTARNSPIALGIAVAAFPDRPLIAVALVVGPLIELPILAVLSQIIRHRDKSAPAGQAAASTSDR
- a CDS encoding arsenic resistance protein, with translation MITWLERWQIPLYLVALGVGAVFGLGAPSAAPGLEQAINPVLMVLLYATFLGVPLTRLGRALRDGRFLAGLLVLNFAIVPVVVYGLSRFVADDQALLLGVLLVLLTPCIDYVIVFSGLAGSAHDMLLAAAPLLMLMQMLLLPAYLGLFMGPSLFEVLDVAPFLEAFLLLIVTPLALAAITQYLAARSASARKVMDAMESLMVPLMMATLSVVVASQIDAVRADLSSLLKVIPLYVAFLVVMVPLGIIISRVFSQDVPGTRAVVFSGATRNSLVVLPLALALPDPFALVAVVVVTQTLVELVGMVTYVRLVPRLIPHHPLPAP
- a CDS encoding MerR family transcriptional regulator, giving the protein MRISEVARRSGVPATTLRYYEQLNLISSTRTSNGYREYGSEVLERLSFIHGAKQMDLELDQIKWLLEVTATGTCTNTRDVLHPLLADRLREVDDTIRRLEELRAGLARSLDYVATCPDSTRPCQSECAFKALT
- the lnt gene encoding apolipoprotein N-acyltransferase, producing MITTLARVVGAAAAGALLAASFPPVGLWWAALPAIALLVVVLSPLRGPAPRVRTGALLGLVAGLVFFLLLAPWVGLYVGAYAAWALALVEALYLAAFGAGAVPILRAGLAPGPRVGLRALGAVAGVAGWWSLWEWIRSSWPWGGFPWGRLAFGQADSPLLALASLGGAPLLGFAVASLGAVLGIGALILVRGDRPGRTAIALLAAPLVTAGLVAGASVAASAGDTRETVEVTVIQGNVPRLGLDFNAQRRAVLENHLRVTAELANDVEAGTAARPDLVLWPENASDISPLADQRAGAQITALSRRLDAPILVGTVLRVGDGPETTNSYLVWDGDDEVVGRHDKRYIQPFGEWLPLREPLEALFPIARTAGHFVPGDGTGLVTAAGVGLGVAICFEIAFDDAAREPVTRGAQILIVPTNNATFGRSPMTYQQLAMSRVRAVEHRVPVLIAATSGVSAVIGPDGRVRQETGIFEPAVLAAQVEVGGAGTMATRLGGIPQAVSCLTGLAGLAWALIRTRPRPATDFEEI
- a CDS encoding MFS transporter codes for the protein MTRERTLKLGLKANAAQFTLLVAINALVGGMVGQQQTVLPLLATDVFGLTGYTFIFTYVAAFGITKAIANYFAGTFSDRYGRKPVLLVGWLFAIPVPLMLIWAPDWTWVVAANVLLGINQGLTWSTTVVMKIDLVGPRQRGLAMGLNEAAGYGAVAVTSLLAGYLAGQYGLRPAPFLVGLAYTALALVLSGVFVRETRDHALLDAGRHVARPDGLHDHLHADLTDREIALQTSFKEPALSSASQAGLVNNLNFGLSWGLFPLLFATAGLPVGQIGLLFALYPAVWGVGQLFTGALSDRIGRKNLISVGMATQAAALVVIALGSGFGVWAVGTVILGAGTAMVYPTLLAAIGDVAHPVWRGRAVGVYRVWRDLGYAVGAMLGGIVADAMGLHAAVWAAAAVSAVSAAAVAIRMYETHTPLTVADER
- a CDS encoding histone-like nucleoid-structuring protein Lsr2, which encodes MAQHFQMRYIDDFDGTDLGNEANTLFFAFDGKEYSIDLSDENADTFHELMAPYIESGHRVTGKSKSARKATAKTVSGDNKAIREWARDNGHDVSHRGRIPATVMEAYAAAN
- the cmtR gene encoding Cd(II)/Pb(II)-sensing metalloregulatory transcriptional regulator CmtR yields the protein MLTIESRVEVMNRLGRAMADPTRSRILLTLLERPAYPAELARDLELTRSNVSNHLACLRDCGIAVAAPQGRQTRYEIADPHLSWALTALVEISLAVDEAAPCLDLACSVPGCSDTKVFA
- the ccsB gene encoding c-type cytochrome biogenesis protein CcsB; protein product: MILHSFAQQVLTEVPIDETLSSYSDVAFQTAFALYAVAMVAAVVYYAMFREPRAAAQIAAGVRQTGYRERPDGDVLIRSTSLTGTGEEYRHSDRGASWAKIALLFTSIAFVFHAASVLLRGLATDRMPLGNMYEFISFTCLLAIGASLTALRKPALRTAWPFILAPILILLFFGGTNLYSEAAPVVPALRSYWLPIHVSIIGLGAALFLVSGIASVLYLLRIWQPKGQEHGRFAGLARPLPADEILDRVAYRTAVIGFPIFSVGVILGAVWAEGAWGRFWGWDPKETVSFISWVIYAGYLHARSTSGWGPKRAAWINILGFATTVFNLFFINIVVSGLHSYAGLN